Proteins from a single region of Streptomyces sp. HUAS 15-9:
- the cyaB gene encoding class IV adenylate cyclase, with product MIEAELKARVRSPEAITRRLDERAMARVEVYQDTYYDRPDGSLEKADRELRVRTVHGAEGTRTVLTFKDAPIDEDSRSKPEHETRVEDEAAAHAILRGLGYVEHIALEKHCRNYAFEARGRQMLATLVRVPEIDGTFVEVETLVEADEVSAAVEDIHHVLVELGVGLADLTRETYTGAVAALRGSLGAIRPQ from the coding sequence GTGATCGAGGCGGAGTTGAAGGCTCGCGTCCGGTCGCCCGAGGCGATCACGCGCCGACTCGACGAGCGAGCCATGGCACGCGTTGAGGTGTACCAGGACACGTACTACGACCGTCCGGACGGCTCACTCGAAAAGGCCGACCGAGAGTTGCGCGTACGGACGGTGCATGGCGCGGAAGGTACACGCACGGTCCTCACCTTCAAGGACGCCCCGATCGACGAGGACTCCCGGTCCAAACCCGAGCACGAGACCCGAGTCGAAGACGAGGCCGCCGCGCACGCCATCCTGCGTGGCCTCGGTTACGTCGAGCACATCGCCCTCGAGAAGCATTGCCGGAACTACGCGTTCGAGGCGCGCGGACGGCAGATGCTGGCCACGCTTGTACGTGTACCTGAGATCGACGGAACGTTTGTCGAGGTGGAGACGCTGGTCGAGGCGGATGAGGTGAGCGCGGCCGTGGAGGACATCCACCATGTCCTCGTCGAACTCGGTGTGGGGCTCGCGGATCTGACCCGGGAGACATATACGGGGGCTGTGGCGGCGCTACGCGGGAGTCTTGGCGCCATTAGGCCCCAGTGA